The genomic DNA TGTTGAATATAATCCCTTTCACAATGGTCATCTTTACCATGTCCAACAAGCACGGGAACGAACCGGTGCCGATGTAGTGATTGCGGTGATGAGTGGCAATTTTTTGCAGCGAGGTGAACCGGCGATTTTAGATAAGTGGCAACGTGCAGAAGTAGCCTTGCAAAACGGAGTGGATCTCGTAGTTGAATTACCAATCGAGTGGGCAGTACAATCTGCTGATTATTTTGCCAAAGGAGCAGTTCAACTGTTGCAAAAATTAAACTGTGACTATTTATGTTTTGGAACAGAAGATGAAGCGACCTTCGATTATCAAGCATTCGGTCAATTTGTTTTGCACCATCAGGATCAAATCACCAAAGCTTTTCAAGAATTACCTGATCAGACAATGAGTTATCCGCAAAAGATGACACAGGTATTCAAACATGTCTACCCAGAAATCTCACTTGACTTTTCTTCACCCAATCATATTCTAGGGTTGAGCTATGCAAAAGAAAATGCTACGTATGAACATCCAATGGAATTAGTTCCGATCAACCGTAAAGGGGCTGGCTATCATGATGAAGACTTATCAGAAGAAACAATAGCCAGTGCCACAGCGATTCGTAAAGCACTAACTGAAAGTCGATCGATTTCTGCAACAGTTCCATCAGAGACAGAGACGTTTTTAAAAATAGCAAGTTTGCAAACTTGGACATCCTATTGGCCCTTGCTAAAATACCGTCTTCTTTCTTCCACCGTTGACTCGTTGCAAAAAATCTACCAGATGACGGAAGGTTTAGAGATCAGGATGTTAGAAGCGGCAAAGACAGCTAATACATTTTACGAGTTTGTCGAACAAGTCAAAACAAAACGCTATACGTGGACGAGGATCCAGCGCTTGTCATGCTACGTGTTATTAAATATCCAAAAAGAAGAGATGAGAGAGCAACAGATGCAAGAATACATCCATGTGTTGGGCTTTACAACAGCAGGTAGAGCATGTCTCAAAAATAAAAAAACCTTAGCCCTTTTTGCGAAAATCGGCAAAAAAGAAGCGCAAGTGGCAAAACTACTCGTTCGCAGTGATCAAATCTATCGCTTAGGTGGCGAGGTAGCGGAACAAGTATTTGGGCGAAAACCAGTCTTTATCGAAACGATCGAAGAGAAAAAAAGCTTCACATAAACCTGATTCACAAGTATAATGAAACAGGACGTTTTGTGTGTTCCCGCACGAATCAAAAAGAATCTATCTTATATCAAATCAGAAAGCGAAGTGAAACTATGGGACGTAAATGGGCCAATATCGTAGCTAAAAAAACAGCTAAAGATGCAAATAACAGCCGAGTTTATGCGAAGTTCGGAATTGAAATCTATGCAGCAGCAAAATCAGGTGACCCTGACCCACACGCTAACCAAAAACTACGTTTCGTCATTGAACGCGCTAAAACTTACAATGTACCAAAACATATCATCGACCGAGCAATCGAAAAAGCAAAAGGTTCAGGGGATGAAACATACTCTGAATTGCGCTATGAAGGATTTGGACCAAATGGCTCAATGGTGATCGTAGACACATTGACCAACAACGTCAACCGAACAGCCGCTGATGTGCGTGCAGCGTTCGGTAAAAACGGCGGAAATATGGGCGTTTCTGGGGCAGTATCTTATATGTTCGACAATACCGCGATTTTTGGTTTTGCCGGTGAAGATGCAGATGAGATCTTAGAATACTTGATGGAAAAGGACATTGATGTGCGTGATGTCATGGAAGAAGATGGCCAAATCATCGTTTACGGAGAAGTGCCAGATTTCCACAGTATCCAAGAAGCACTAAAAGAAAAAGGCATCACTGACTTTTCAATTGCGGAGATCCAAATGATCCCTCAAAATGAAGTGACGTTGACTGGCGAAGACTTGGAACAATTCGAAAAAATGATCGATGTATTAGAAGATCTAGAAGATGTCCAACATGTCTTCCATAATGTTGATGTTGAACGATAAAGTTGATTTATAAAGGTTTTTTGAAAACAAATCGTTTTGTTTTTTTATAAGGGGCATTGAAGGGGCAAGGATTAACCTTGCTCTTTTTCTTTTGCATTAAGTTTATCTATTAAATCTTGTTCTACCTTTTTGGTAACATGTGTGTATATCTTTAAAGTAGTTAAGGGATTAACTTGACCTACTCGTGACATAATTGCTTTTTGATTTATTCCCATTTCTGCTAGTAAGGAAATATGAGTGTGACGAAAAATATGTGTTGATAGTCTTTTGTTTAATTTACCTTGTTCTTTTAGCCTTGCAGACAGTCTTCGTAAGACTCTATTCATGCTAAAAGGTGGCACTGCATCTCCATTTGGAGCTGCCAAAATAAAGCCCATGTCATTATATTTTGAATTAATTGTTTTGTTTAATTTGTTTTGGTTAATCCATTTTTCAATAATTACTTTTGTTTCATTGCTTATTGGAATTTTTCTGTTTGAGAAGACATTCTTAGGACTCGTTGTCAATCCATCTTGCGCTCGTGCGTAGTTGTAGAAGAGTGTTTTGTTAACATCAAGTGCATTACCGTCATAATCTTCAATCTTGAGAGCAGCAAGCTCACCGTATCGCATACCTGTTTTAGACAAAACCTCAGCGATTTCAGCATATTGCGAAGCGCATGAACTATATTTTAAATTTCTTAATTCATCTATTACTAATTCGAGTTCATCAGGTTCTAAATATTTTTGAGTTACTCTTTCATGTTCTTCAATAGTGGCTTTTTTACGTTCTATCTTTACATCTTTAACTATATTATATTTTACAAAACCTACTTGTTTAGCATATTCATACATATTGCTAAATAGTGATCTAATAGCATCAGTATATGAATAAGAATAGTTTTCCTTATAATAGAAATCATTTAAAAAATTTTGTAGATAGCTTGAAGTAAGGTTGTTAACTAAAACAGATGTATCCATTCTTAGTTCAACTGCTTTGTATAAGCTAACATTTGTTAGGTAAGTTTGTTCTTTTACTTTTTGTCTATAAATTTGAATCCATTCATCATATAGATTTGCTAGGGTTACTTTCTGTTCATTTGGTTTGCTGATCTTAACATTAATTTTTTCTTGTAATTCAATCATAGCTTGTTTTTTTGCTTGATTGGATTTTGATGTTAGAGTGATAGATACACGTTTAAGTTTTTCCGTGTACGGATCTTTATACCTTTCAAAATACTTGTACTTTCCATTCGGTAATTCTTCCATCCACATGACTTTCACTCCTATTTCATGATAAAATAGGCATAATGAAAAAGCCTATTGTTTATTTTGTTTGAGCACGCTCTCGCTTTGGTCGGTAGGGCGTGTTTTTTTATTTTGTTTCAAACGTTGTATGACAATTAGTACAGAACCACTCATTTTTACCTTTTTTTCCAGCAAATCCTGCCAATGTACCTACCCCACCTGTAAGCGCGGCCCCACCAATTGCTTTTCCTACAGAAAAACCTTTTTTATTGTTCTGCATAAACTCTATCTCTCGTGATTGGCAAGTGGGGCACTTGATAATGTTTTTGTTTTGTTTGTTTGATGTTGCTTGCTTGTTCAATTCATCCAAATCTTTCTTAGCTTCTCCATGTAACTGCTCCCATTTATCGTAAAAGTTGTTACTTCTAGTTCCTAAAAATAAGGAGCCTAATGATAAAGTTAGTATAAAAAGTGACCCTAAATCTATCCAATCTCCAAAATAAAAACCAAAATAAAGATATATGACAAAAACTACTATAGATAGCCCACTGAAAATTTTTTTGTATTTTCTATAACCATTCATGTATTAACATCCTCCTAAAATATATTTTATTTAAGGTCAATCTCTTAGTTCAATTAAACCACCTCCTCAAACACACAAATATTATTTTTAAATAAAACATGTATTTATTTGTATGTTATATGAAATATAAGAATTAAAGCGCTTAAAATTATACGTATTATAAATACAAGCTTATGTTCTTTAATGAAGAACAATTGAATAACTCAATTGTTCTTCATTTATATGCTGAGTCATAAATTTTTTTACAATCGTTTCGTATCTGATATCCAAATCGTAGCTTTCTAAAAAATTAATGGTATTGAATGCTTCCGGTGAAAAATCGGGATCATGCAAACGGGTTTCGATCATTTGCTTTATCATAAATTCTTCCGCCTCTTGCTCCATTTTTGATCTTAAAGAAAAGGTTAAATTATATAATTCGTAATTCTTCATATGTTTAGCTGCGTGTCCTAGTTCATGCAAGAGAGTAACTTTTTCTTTTCTTTCCGACAACGATGAATCAAGGACTATGGTGTTGATGGCCGCAAGGTAATGACCATCAGCATCCATTTGCTCTGCTTTTTCCACATAAACTACAGAAACATTTAACTGTGAAATAATATCATTTATCTTCGCATCCATTTATCACACCTACTTAGCATCATTCTTATTTTCAATATATGCTTCGATAATTCCGGTTAAAATTCGCCTATCATTATCAGTGAGTGGTTTTCCATCGCTACTCATTACAGAAGCTAGCGCTTCTTCTACAGTTAGGCCTTTAGACTCCTCTGATAAGCCAAGAGGGGTATCGGTACCATCTAAAAGGTAATCTGTAGTAACATTAAAATATTTTGCTACTTTTTGTAAGGTGTCTGCCTTAGGACTACTAGTTCTCCATTGATAAATTGCGTTTCTACTTAATCCTAGATCTTCTGCAACTTCTTTTAAACTTTTTCCCCGTTTTTTAGCAAGTTCAGAAATCCTTTCAAATAAAGTCATTATAAACACTCCTTGATCACAAGGATGTTATATAAACAAAACTATGCACAAAACACTTTACATGCACAAAGTTTTGTAATATACTTCATCTTGTAAGTTAG from Enterococcus mundtii includes the following:
- a CDS encoding nucleotidyltransferase produces the protein MKVCGIIVEYNPFHNGHLYHVQQARERTGADVVIAVMSGNFLQRGEPAILDKWQRAEVALQNGVDLVVELPIEWAVQSADYFAKGAVQLLQKLNCDYLCFGTEDEATFDYQAFGQFVLHHQDQITKAFQELPDQTMSYPQKMTQVFKHVYPEISLDFSSPNHILGLSYAKENATYEHPMELVPINRKGAGYHDEDLSEETIASATAIRKALTESRSISATVPSETETFLKIASLQTWTSYWPLLKYRLLSSTVDSLQKIYQMTEGLEIRMLEAAKTANTFYEFVEQVKTKRYTWTRIQRLSCYVLLNIQKEEMREQQMQEYIHVLGFTTAGRACLKNKKTLALFAKIGKKEAQVAKLLVRSDQIYRLGGEVAEQVFGRKPVFIETIEEKKSFT
- a CDS encoding YebC/PmpR family DNA-binding transcriptional regulator; translated protein: MGRKWANIVAKKTAKDANNSRVYAKFGIEIYAAAKSGDPDPHANQKLRFVIERAKTYNVPKHIIDRAIEKAKGSGDETYSELRYEGFGPNGSMVIVDTLTNNVNRTAADVRAAFGKNGGNMGVSGAVSYMFDNTAIFGFAGEDADEILEYLMEKDIDVRDVMEEDGQIIVYGEVPDFHSIQEALKEKGITDFSIAEIQMIPQNEVTLTGEDLEQFEKMIDVLEDLEDVQHVFHNVDVER
- a CDS encoding tyrosine-type recombinase/integrase — protein: MWMEELPNGKYKYFERYKDPYTEKLKRVSITLTSKSNQAKKQAMIELQEKINVKISKPNEQKVTLANLYDEWIQIYRQKVKEQTYLTNVSLYKAVELRMDTSVLVNNLTSSYLQNFLNDFYYKENYSYSYTDAIRSLFSNMYEYAKQVGFVKYNIVKDVKIERKKATIEEHERVTQKYLEPDELELVIDELRNLKYSSCASQYAEIAEVLSKTGMRYGELAALKIEDYDGNALDVNKTLFYNYARAQDGLTTSPKNVFSNRKIPISNETKVIIEKWINQNKLNKTINSKYNDMGFILAAPNGDAVPPFSMNRVLRRLSARLKEQGKLNKRLSTHIFRHTHISLLAEMGINQKAIMSRVGQVNPLTTLKIYTHVTKKVEQDLIDKLNAKEKEQG
- a CDS encoding ImmA/IrrE family metallo-endopeptidase — its product is MDAKINDIISQLNVSVVYVEKAEQMDADGHYLAAINTIVLDSSLSERKEKVTLLHELGHAAKHMKNYELYNLTFSLRSKMEQEAEEFMIKQMIETRLHDPDFSPEAFNTINFLESYDLDIRYETIVKKFMTQHINEEQLSYSIVLH
- a CDS encoding helix-turn-helix domain-containing protein — protein: MTLFERISELAKKRGKSLKEVAEDLGLSRNAIYQWRTSSPKADTLQKVAKYFNVTTDYLLDGTDTPLGLSEESKGLTVEEALASVMSSDGKPLTDNDRRILTGIIEAYIENKNDAK